GTGTTTGAGTATGTATCAAAGGGTACAATGTGGCTGTTTTATTTCAGATCTTCACCAAAATTTTAgtttgagaacagagaaataagaTCGTTGCATCTAATTTCTATACAATTCATCCCTGCTTTTTATGGGGAGGTCAAATGAAGATACTCTTTTTGCACATATCAAACACATCAGATCTGCAAATTGAATGACATTCTAACCCTAtcctaaaatgaaaatgaaaacatctGATGGATTGCAAGAAACTCGATGAGTTACCAGCGATGATTTTGAATATCTCCCAAAGGATCAAGAATAAAGTGATTAAAACATTTTGGTTTAAAGGATTTAAAGGAAAAAGTGGACGACACAAATGCCAATTGAAGGAATTAAAACATAAAACTAGAATTCTAACTACAAGAGGAAAAATGGACGAAACATACATTTTTATCATACTCGACAACATACATTAGCAATGAAGAGTGGTACACATAGTAAAGTAGACATATACAATTGCAAACTAGATAAAAATTAGGAAATCTGGGAGGGAGATAAAAGTATTTGCAAAGAACATTCCATAATTCATAAATTTCAATTTAGAAAATTAGAGCAAGATAATAGTTCGAGATATGTCACATttaatggaaaagagagagagagagagagagagagagagagagagagagagagagagagagagagagagagagagagagagagagaagaaaatgtcaCAATTTATTCTAGCATTAATTAAGTTAAAAAGAAGCTTGAAGTTATCGGGATGGAAAGGGCCATAAACAAAATCTGTTCGTTGGAAAATACAGTATATCACAACGAGCGTAAACTCGATCACTATTACTATCAGGATATATTTATGAATGAGGTGGGTAGGCCTTCGAAAAGTTGCAAAGACACTTCAAACATTTTTGGTAAGATTACAGAACTTAGCTAGAGAAACAGTGATATTTATGAGACAATTAATTGAGGAAACATAAAAAAGACATTcgtttatatctacagtatatcggAAATTATAGGCAAATTGCTTGAAACTGAATCTACTTGGATTGATTTCAACTATAAGAGCTCTCTCTAGAAATAAGTTTGGTCTTTTTAAGCTAGGCTGACATAACTTCCATTCAATTTGGAGAGCTCTCTAGAAATAAGTTTGGGCTTTTTAAGCTAGGCTGACATAACTTCCATTCAATTTGGAGAGCTCTCTGGAAATAAGTTTGGGCTTTTTAAGCTAGGCTGACATAACTTCCATTCAATTTGGAGAGCTCTCTGGAAATAAGTTTGGGCTTTTTAAGCTAGGCTGACATAACTTCCATTCAATTTGGAGAGCTCTCTGGAAATAAGTTTGGGCTTTTTAAGCTAGGCTGACATAACTTCCATTCAATTTGGAGAGCTCTCTGGAAATAAGTTTGGGCTTTTTAAGCTAGGCTGACATAACTTCCATTCAATTTGGAGAGCTCTCTAGAAATAAGTTTGGGCTTCTTAAGCTAGGCTGACATAACTACCAAGGATATCATCACAACAGCTTAGGAAACGGAAGCACTGTCTGTGGCTTTAACATATCAATCCAGGATTTCATGGACCACCTGACTGTGAATAAGATCATAATGAACTAACTGATTGAAAGATTGCCAGTTGATACTTCTATGCCCGATAAGCTTTAATTAACATTATGCTACACTCTGATAAGAGATTTTATAGTTTAGCAGAGTTCTGAAAAAACAGGGAAAGAGATGGAGATAGGATGGGTGAAGGAAAAAAGTTTATTGTtttatacaaatgaataaaaaatgagaaaagtgagtaacaaaaatgaaaatagacTATGGGGCATACTTTATGAAAATTACACCAacaacgatacacacacacacacacacacacacacacacacacacacatatatatatatatatatatatatatatatatatatatatatatataaatatatatatatataaatatatatatatatatatatatatatatatatatatatatatatatattatatatatatatatatatatttacatatatatgtatatatatatatatagtatatatataatatatatatatatatatatatatatatatatatatatatatatatatatatattatatatatatatatattaaaacgaaACATTAAGCTGCTTACTCGTAACACTAATCCCTCCTATATATCCCATTGAAACAGCTGAATCATGGGTGGAAGCTCTTCGAACACACATTCAAAATACAGTACTTATTTAGTTGCGTCCTATACCTTAAAAGTTTATCAGGACCACGAACATTATCATTCAAACATTTCGATGTTATCTTGCATAAAACAAACACATTCATATAAACTTGATTACCAAGTGTTAAGAACACTCCATTCCAGTAACTATTTAGCACCATCTATCTATGTCTTTATATGTCTTCCATTTTCTTCAAATACTTTCGATTTACATACTCTTTTCTTTCTATCACCGATCATTTTCTCCGCATGGCTAAACCATCTTGTAATACTTTGATCCTCTTTTCACTTAGAATTATACCATTTTACCATTCTTACGTATCTTCATAATTGCCCCCTTCAGTTGACTATTTACAAGtcctatagtattattattattattattattattattattattattattattaggtggaaaagcaagatgctatatccttatggatggcagaggcaagggacagtgccattgccctatccagtaggacaatgccctagagactaaccatatatcatatgatcggcgcccaagacccctctccgccaaagctaggaccagggagggctaggtaatggctgctgatgactcagcagatagacctaaataNNNNNNNNNNNNNNNNNNNNNNNNNNNNNNNNNNNNNNNNNNNNNNNNNNNNNNNNNNNNNNNNNNNNNNNNNNNNNNNNNNNNNNNNNNNNNNNNNNNNNNNNNNNNNNNNNNNNNNNNNNNNNNNNNNNNNNNNNNNNNNNNNNNNNNNNNNNNNNNNNNNNNNNNNNNNNNNNNNNNNNNNNNNNNNNNNNNNNNNNNNNNNNNNNNNNNNNNNNNNNNNNNNNNNNNNNNNNNNNNNNNNNNNNNNNNNNNNNNNNNNNNNNNNNNNNNNNNNNNNNNNNNNNNNNNNNNNNNNNNNNNNNNNNNNNNNNNNNNNNNNNNNNNNNNNNNNNNNNNNNNNNNNNNNNNNNNNNNNNNNNNNNNNNNNNNNNNNNNNNNNNNNNNNNNNNNNNNNNNNNNNNNNNNNNNNNNNNNNNNNNNNNNNNNNNNNNNNNNNNNNNNNNNNNNNNNNNNNNNNNNNNNNNNNNNNNNNNNNNNNNNNNNNNNNNNNNNNNNNNtatatgtatatatatactatatatagtatatagtatatatatatatatataaatatatatatatatatatatatatatatatatatatttatatacacatatatatatatacatatataatatacatatatatatatatatatatatatatatatatatatatatatacatatatatatatatatatatatatatatatatatatatatatatatatatatatatatatatatatatacatatatatatatatatatatatatatatatatatacatatatatatatacatatatatatatatatatatatatatatatatatatagatatatatatatatatatatatatattatatatatatatatatatatactacacacatatatacatatatatatatactatatatatatatatatatatatatacaacacatatatatatatatatatatatatatatatatatatatatatatatgtgtgtgtgtgtgtgtgtgtgtatatatatatatatatatataaatatatatatatatatatatatatatatatatatatatatatatattatatatatatatgtgtggtgtgtgtgtatatatatatatatatatatatatatatatatatatatatatatatatatatatgtatatatgtatatatatatatgtatatatatatatatatatatatatatataatatatatatatatatatatatatatatatatataatatataatatatatacatatatatacatatatatatgtatacacatatatatacatatatatatatatatttatatatatatatatatatatacatacacacatatatatatatatatatatataatagtatatatatatatatatatatatatatactacatacatactatatatatacatatatatatataaatatacatatatatatacacacatatatatatatatatatatatatatatatatatatatatatacatatatatatatatatatatatatatatatatatatatatatatatatatatatacatatatatatatatatatatatatatatatatatatatatatatgtgtgtgtatatatatatatatatatatatatatatatatatatatatatatatatatatatatatatatatgtatacatatatatatatagatatatatatgtatatatatatacacacatatatatatatatatatatatatatatatatatacatacatatatatacatatatatacatacatatatatatatatatatttatatatatatatatatatatatatatacatatatatatatatacatatatatatatatatatatatatatatatatatatatatatatatatatatacatatatacacacatatatatatatatatatatatacatatatacatatatatatatatacatatatatatatatatatatatatatatatatatatatattatatatatatatatacgtatatatatatatatatatatatatatatatatatatatatatatacgtatatatatatatatatatatatatatatctatctatctatatatatatatatatatatatatatatatatatatatatatatatatatatatatacataaatatatctatatatatatatatatatatatatatatgtatgtatacatatatatatatatatatatatattatatatatatatatatatatatatatatatatatatacatatatatatatatatatatatatatacatatacatatacatatatatatatatatatatatatatatatatatatatatatatatatatatatatatatatacatacatatatatatatatatatatatatatatatatatatatatatatatacatatatatatatatatatatacatatatatatatatatacatatatatatatgtatatatatatatatatatatatatatatatatatatatatatatttatatatatatatatgtatatatgtatatgtatatatatatatatatatatatatatatatatatatatatgtatatatatatgtatatatatacatatatacatatatataatatatatatatatatatatatatatatatatatatatatatatatgtatgtatatatatatgtatgtatatatatatatatatatatatatatatacatatatatatatatatatatatatatatatagatatatatataaacatatatatatatatatacatatgtatatatacatatatatatgtatatatatatatatatatatatatatatatatatatatatacatatatataaatatatatatatgtatatatatatgtatatatgtatatatatgtatatatatgtatatatgtatatatatatatatatgtatatatatatatatttatatatatgtatatatatatatatatgtgtatatatatatatatatatgtatatatatatgtatatatatatatatatatatatatatatatatatatatatatatatatatatatatatataaatgtatatatatatatatatatatatatatatatatatatatataaatgtgtatatatatatatatatatatatatatatatatatatatatatatatatatatatatatatatatatatatatgtatatatatacatacagtatacacacacacacacacacaccacatatatatatatatatatatatatatatatatatatatatatatactgtatatatatatatataatatatatatatatatatatatatatattttgtatatatatatatatatatatatatatatatatatatattctatatctatatctatatatatatatatatatatatatatatatatatatatatatatatctatatatatatatatatatattatatgtatatatatatatatttgtatatatatatatatatttgtatatttatttatatatatatatatatatatatatattatatatatatatatatatatattatatatttgtatatatatatatatatatatatatatatatatatatatagtatatataatatatatatatgtatgtatgtatgtatacatatacatatagttgagAAGTAATTGATTGCactctttttgtttgtttatttaaaagaaaccatTGTTATCAACATATATGAGGCTCTAGTTTATAAATTAAGCTGTATTTTTGTTTAAGAAAGTATGAATATAACATACTGTGCAAGAAACAACACAAAAAAAAGTTGTGTCATGCTTCAAGACAACGCATAGGCTATGATTAATCTGAACGAAAACACCAAAcaattaaagtaagtacagttaagctttacTTTAGTAATATTACTGCACATATATTACTGTGATTTACACTTCAGTActagtgagtattaggttacagtactcTATCACTAGCTAGGAACAACTTTCGTTACACAGAACATTAAAGGGGTGATGACGACTCGGTAAAACTTGactttagcacaatactgtacggTAGCCTTACTGTGTCCAATACGTAGTGTACGtgtgcaaatatactgtatactgtacatttgaTTATAAAGTGttttagaaaccaaattaaaacaatattaggcagtatttactgtgttaatcatcagctcgagCACCCGGCCAGGGCATGGGGCAGTGACTTTTCAGGTTAAGggttagcccaccctagtgcaaCATTTATTCGTGAAAATATATACGTATTTCATATACGTATAGTACTGTATGCAAAATATGCTCTGCCCTCAATTCTAATTTATCACCAATTCCAATTCCACTTCCCAATCCAGTTGTCATTGAAATGCAATTATGTGATGCAGACCTGATTTCCATCTATCATTGGCATTGGATAAATGTATAATTGTCATTTGTAATTAGTAAATTATCAAAATTCTATTTTgcgtaatatattttaaaaatcttcATACGAGACTTTGAGTAAGATAGATCTTAACCATTCCTAAGAGCGGTCATGTTTTATGTTTCAGAATTGGTGAGGAGCCTCCTGGAACTTCAGATAATGATGTGTATTATGCTAAGCAAATTTATGAGTCGGCTTTTCATCCTGATACAGGAGACAAACAGAATGTAATCGGTCGCATGAGCTTTCAGGTCCCTGGCGGTATGATTCTTACTGGCGCAATGCTTACATTTTATAGGTAAGGTAACACTCCTTGATGCCCTCCTACTTATTTTGACTGTTGCTCATAAATGAGGCATCAATAGTACATGGAAGTTGTCAGCAGCACACACATTTCAATTTTCCAGTACTGTTCTTACTCATATATATGGTTTGAAATATTGGACTTTAAACAATAACACAACTTTCCTTTACTTTATGTTATGTGCATATCTTCAAAATGACTAAAGATTTTAGTGTTGATTTTTCTGTGATACTACTCTGATTAAattgattattttgattttgttagaggaaatattattattattattattattattattattaaatgctaagctacaaccctagttggaaaagcaggatgctataagcccaggggccccaacagggaaaatagctcagtgaggaaaggaagcaagggaaaataaaatattttaagaatagtaacatttaaataaacatttcctatataaacaataaaaacttcaacaaaacaagagaaagagaaactagatacaacagtgtgcctgagtgtacccccaagcaagagaactctaacccaagacagtggaaggccatggtacagaggctatagcactacccaagactagagaacaatggtttgattttggagtgtccttctcctagaagagctgcttaccatagctaaagagtctcttctacccttaccaagaggaaagtagccactgaacaattacattgccgtagttaaccccttgggcgaagaagaattgtttagtaatctcagtgttgtcaggtgtatgaggacagaggaatatctgtaaagaataggccagactattcggtgtctgtgtaggcaaagggaaagaaccgtaaccagagagaaagatccagtatggtactgtctggccagtcaaaggaccccctaactctctagcggtagtatctcaaatatCCCCAGATGTTAACACTCGGACActttcctattacatttttgttttccaattatagtactgtactgtatttctgtttatttCGCATACTTCTAGTTATATACAAAACGTATTACACACtaaaaagagatatagtcattACTTAACCTTTACAAATTTGAATAATGTAACAATTTTGGTTGTTTATAGGATTTACACTTTTATAACAGCAAATGCAGGACAGCATTGAAATTGATATAACATTGAATACAAGACAACACTTTAATTGGGAAGGCATAATCGGAATGATTATGCAAGGGCTTGAAAATTAACGGAATGCTGTTGTGCACTTGTAGTTATGTAActgatttctatttcttttataacTGTCCAGGCTAAGATACACTAagtttattttaaaaaacattttaagataatataGTTTTTGGAAGTGTTAAGTGGGCAGCATATGTTTGTAGATTTTTAACATTTGCCGGTATCTGTTACTGTATTGTACATATCTCCGGCAATATTGAAGGACAACTGTATGGCAGAGTATCTCGcataatatttattctaataaaatAATCTTATAGGTCTACACCAGCAGTTGTGTTCTGGCAGTGGGCTAACCAGTCTTTTAATGCACTTGTAAATTTCACCAATCGAAATGCTAAGTCTCCCTTGACAATGGAGCAGATGGGGATAGCATATGTTTCTGCAACAAGTGCAGCTCTTGTTACAGCACTTGGGCTTAAGAAAGTCTTGGCTAAAAGTCGGTCCACACTGCTTCAGGTATGTACCGATTGTTTTGCAAATTTGCTGTTATCAAAAGACTTTCAGTTCCAACAGCAGTCGCTTAGCAAGTACTGTAGTGTCAATAGCTTTCTTTGGAGGGAAAATCCAAGTGTGAATGTGGAAGTTGATGTTAGATTGCTAATGTTAGAGTCATGTAACTTTAACCAATCATCATAATTTGAATTGCAAGTGGGAAGATTGGTTTATCAGCTCCAATATAGGGAAGTTTTATATGATGTGAATATTGAAACATGAAGTCTAACTTATAGAGGAGGGTGATTGGCACCATACTTTGATAAAAATTTCCTTGAACTATTCTAAGAAAACTTTTGGTTTCTAGTTAGCTTACTTGGTAAATCTCACTAGGCCTTTGATTTTACTGGACTGAACACCAACTTTTAGGTGATTGGCACCATACTTTGATAAAAATTTCCTTGAACTCTTATAAGAAAACTTTTGGTTTCTAGTTAACTTACTTGGTAAAACCCACTAGGCCTTTGATTGTACTGTACAAACTACagatgaaaaaatacaaatttgtctTATGCTATATTTATGATGGTAAAATTTTCACCTCAATGTTAACTTATGAAAACACCATTTTGGGCAAGTGGTTTCATAATTTGATCCTgtgcatatacaaacctttcatcctttgaaTTAAAGATATGTTTCAGCGGCCTTGGAACAGCCATTGAATCATTAACAACATAGTTGGCTAACGACAGGTAGCACGAGGAGAAAGACCCGTCCACCCACCTTTTACAGAATAGCCACTTTTCTATAGCCGCAACAGGTACAGACTTACTGTTGCATTCCTATATTGACTATTAGATCTTTTCTTATAtttgtttatgataaattttggtttttattttatttgagtgCTCCTGCTTGCAACCAGAATAATATCAAAAGGTATGTGGTGAAGCAACTTTTGTTCATATGAGTATAAACCCTAAAACTCCTTGTTTTGTGTACCTTTGTGAAAGGGTAACTAAGCAGTACCACTCTTTGGAGTGTTTCACTTTTCTGATCAGAAAGAAGATGGAATCTGAATGAAAATAGTGTCGCTTCACTTTCTAGGAAGGGAGTTTCCTGATTTGAAGTGTGGAGCTGCATGGCCGACAGTGAAAATTGTTTGTCTAGCAGGTTACTGGGTGTCGTTAGTGTTCCCTTGGTGGTGATATCTGTGTAGAGCAGTGTCTGTGAGTGTTCCCAGTCCTTCCCTTGCGACAAAACCCCCAGTGTAGTGATTCGTGTTTTGGTAGAGGAACGTCTTGTAGCTTCCTGTTCAGAGGGAGCAGTCATTATTTGTTGCCATACTATGACTGACAAGGAAGAATGGTTGGCAAAAGGAAGTAGAGTTTACCGTCTCTCAGAAGTAGAGTTtaccctctctcttcctcctctactAACCTCTTTTCCTCCTCTACTAATCTCGTCTCCCTCCTTCACTCCCTTCATTAGACATTGCTTCCCTGagaagaagataaggaagaagatAGTCGCATGGGAAGGCTTTTGGGACCAGTCAAATGAACATGACCCAGTTACAGTTACCACTGTTGCACCATCAGCACGTGAGCAATTCTGCTTAGACCAAACATCTGTATGTAGGTCAGGGGAGGATGAAAATGCATATAGCAATCTTTCTCATTCTTATTGTGATATGGAGGAATGTTCCTTACCCTGGAGTGCTCTCTGTACCATACAGAACTCTGCTGCCGACCTGTACCTTCAGGGTTGGTTAGCGATTTTGAGCCTAGTGTTACATCCACCTCTGTTTTATCAGTTGTAGCTAAACAGTCCAGCCTGGAGTGATCTCCAACAACATACGGTAGGCCAATATGGGTATCATTTACATTACCCCCTCTTGTTGATATACTGTTTCGCTCATGGATCGAATGGAAATTTTAGGTCGGTTATTGAATGTAAGGCTGGTGTGACAACTTCTGTTGTTTCAGGATTTGCAGGTGAACTGTCTTTACCTGACAAATCTCCAGGACCATACGGTAGACCATTGAGTATCGTTCATGATACATCCACATGCTGATAAAGAGCTCGCACACGTACCAGTACCTGTCGGGTCAGTTAGCAAATTTTAACTTTGGGTACCAGCTACTGTAGCTCACTTTCAAGTTGCCACAAAGTTTTCTCACTGTCTGGTGCAACAATGACCACTGTTTGCCCTGGTAGTAAGTAACCGGTCATTCTGGGCTGAACACCAACTTTTAGGTGATTAGCCTAATGGTATGGATACACTGTTGTGTGAAGGTATCCTCCTCCTTTTCCCCTTCTGCATCTGATGATTCTTTTAGACAGTACATGGAGAAATTGAAGAAATCTTGGAAGGCGGGTTTCAAGAATCTGAGCAGTCTTTCTTCTCTTTTGAGAAAAGATGAAGATGGGTTGCTCTCAGTACCCGATCTTATGCAAATTGGAACCCTGGTCTGTAGGTTCAGTGCAACTGTACAATTCCGAGAAATCAGTCTAACAAAGACCGACTGTCAATGGGGCTTTGGCTGGTTATGTGAGGCCGACGGTCCATGGGGTTGTCACTGATTATTTGTGGTCGTGGCCATCCACCGGGGCTCATAGCTAATCTCGCATGGCTTATGGCCGTCAGTACTGGTCCTGCTTACTGTGGACTATTCCGAGGCATTCAGTGATTGGACCCTGTTATTGGCTTCTTAAGTGCTGAGCCTGGCTGGTAGATGATCCCACCTGTTTACCGTAGGTAGGATACACTGAACTGTTCTTGCTTTCTGGTGCCAGGAATTGTTTCCCAGACATGAAATGCAACCATTCATGGCCCAAGTCATGATCCgcttcccaattattattatttattaattggcTGCAGGGgcataaaaattaaaaaagcaCCAACATATCCATGTATGTCGTAAAATGCAACTAAAATGGACATGACGATGGGACTtggaatcccctctcctgtatagttacttcctgtgagacatcaaagaagaggagctggAAGGAGATTGACtactccctgcactctagttttggtgtGTCTGAATGTATGTGGATATAGTACGATGGAGAGTAGATGATGTGAGATTGTAAGTATATTTTGGAATAGAAGAacggatgtattggccttgtgtgagacaaagataaaagagaagggtgaattgatgtttggtgaaatgacaAGTAGAGTGTCTAGGTTTGAAAGGGAAAGAACAAGAGAGATGTGATTTtaatgctgagtgaatggatgacagatgaATTAGTTGAATGCAAGGTGtcatctagattaatgtgggtaagagttaggttgggtagggaatgttgggcatttgttaGTGCCTATGGgcgaggttgtgagaaaagtgaagaacagaatgaattctggaatgagttAATTAGATGTGTAGAATGACTGGGTAGacggaattatgtagttgtgattggtgacttaaatgccagagtaggtgctggagaggtagaaggtgttattggaaagtacagtaatacctctacATACGAGTGACCCAACATGCGACAAATTTGAGATACAGTatgaggaa
The window above is part of the Palaemon carinicauda isolate YSFRI2023 chromosome 11, ASM3689809v2, whole genome shotgun sequence genome. Proteins encoded here:
- the LOC137649395 gene encoding sideroflexin-2-like; this encodes MINLNENTKQLKIGEEPPGTSDNDVYYAKQIYESAFHPDTGDKQNVIGRMSFQVPGGMILTGAMLTFYRSTPAVVFWQWANQSFNALVNFTNRNAKSPLTMEQMGIAYVSATSAALVTALGLKKVLAKSRSTLLQRFVPFAAVAAANCINIPLMRQNEIKNGVTITTKDGKELTESKVAAVKGISQVVTSRIVMAAPGMTILPVVMERLEKQAWLIKNPRLNAPFQTLACGVLLTAMVPVACSLFNQTWYV